Genomic window (Molothrus ater isolate BHLD 08-10-18 breed brown headed cowbird chromosome 7, BPBGC_Mater_1.1, whole genome shotgun sequence):
ACATTTTGTGCTACCTTAAGCTGCTCCTCTGTACCTCGGAGGCAGAGCCTGTGCATGGTAGTAATAGTGGAGGGGTTTTCagtattatttctctttttagcAGTGAGGGGGTGGGTGGCAGTGCTATGCCATGCATTCTTAAACCTTATGTGGAAGGGTTCCCCATCCTTGTTTGAGGGCAAGTGGACAAAgactttgtttgctttctttaattttatgtaaatgCACATAAGCATAATGAGTTCTAAAAATTTATGTCTTGAGCTTGGAGGTTATGTCAGACTGAACGAGCTAGTTCGTTCCTCCTTTCTCTAAAAGGCTTAACTCCTTACACCTTAAAGAGATAATTAGAGCCAGGAGTCTTCTCTCCCACTGCTACTGGGAGTGACTTTCTCTGGCTTCTGAAGTGGATCTAACAAATCCAAACTAAATTGATAACCGTGATACTCAGTGCTTGGTTTTGACTCCCCTCTACTCCTGCACTTGTAACAACAACGTTGGTGTTGCTGTAGTTCAGACATTGTGGTTTTGTACAAACCTCTAAAATTCCTTAGCTGTCCCGTGGTGCAGGTCCCTGTGGGAAGGGAGAAATAGGAGGGGGAAGGCACTGGAGTGTGTCCTGGAGGCCCTTCCGTGGGACAACTCTGGTTCTTTGCCTGTGTGCAAGAACCAGAGCTTTGGTAGCAGAGGTGTAGAAATTGCATGGGCTCCCACTGAGCTTTGTGGACCAGCACTAAATTTGAACCCAAATAATCTCAAGAGACTCTTGTGTTTTCGGggaccaggctctgcttccttggAAAGAGAGGCAGACGAGTGCATGTTCAGATGCAAACGTTGacaccctgctgctggtggtaGCTCAGAGCCGTGTCTCAGCTGGGTCGGCCTGCGTGTGGCCCCGCCCTTCTGCGGCGTAGCCACGGCTCCCGTTACGGTGCCACAGAAACGCCGGCTACCCCTGCGCTCACACCGGGACAGGGCTGTGGCTTCAGCTGCTGAGGGTTTAGCTCCAAACCTTGAAACATGCAGTCACAGCAAGGCCTTGGCGGGCTGTATGCACTGTCATGGGTCCTTACTGCTTTCAGAAAGGAAGGTGTAGCCTTTAAACCAGCCTTTAAACCCTGCTCCAACGCTATAAATCATGAAGCAAAGTGTGACCATGCTCACTGAGTAGTCTCATGGGAAAAAAACGGTTTTCAGGATTTCACACTCTTTCCCCTTGTTACACTGGATACCTGGAATTAGGCACCTGGATTTTGGTGTGGAAATCTCTGATCTCCTCAAGTAAGAAATATGCAAAATTAGACTTGTTTGTAGGCTGCTCCACCAGACCAGCTCAGCCAAGCACCCCAAGGCTCCCCAGATTAACACAGAGCTTGGTTTAGCTGTGCTGggccctgagctctgctgcaagCAGAACTCTGATTAAACTGAAATACCTTTGTTGCAAGTGCTGGCTTAAACTGACACCTCATTCTTGAAGTCTGGttaagcaaaagcaaaaatgtgCTTTCACATTTTGATTAAAACCTCAGGTTCAAGTTTTACAAACCTCTAATGACTATGTTTAGTGTAATTAACTGGATTAAACATGATAAATTGCAAATAACTGGTAACCTTAATATTGGAGAACTCTAACAAGAGATGTTGGTTTTGCTTGTAAGCTGTGCATAAGAAGGGGGGTTTGTAATGCTGACTTTTTTTGATTAATTATATATTCTAGAGCATTCCCATTCTTTACTTGCTTATGACTCATCTCAGTTTCATTTCATGCTAAATAAACCCTCATATTTACTTTGCAGCTTTGTTGAAGACTCTACCTTAATCTGAGAAGAATTAGTACACATCATGGAATTACGTACATCCCACTAGAGCTCACGTGCCCAGGCTCCTGCCTTTATTCTGCAAGGTACTTTAACGTGAAGATACTTTAACATGACGTTGCCATGGATGTCTGGCATGAGCACCAATCAATATTCCTCAAAAAAGGACTGTTAACTGCTTGAACTTTGAAGATTACTGTGATGTTAGGATTTCTCTTATACTGGCATAATGTTCTGTCATTGTTATGTGACATTATACCCACAGAACTATTAATAAAGAATTTTGCTAGAAGTACtgatttctctttgcttttataAAGTTTAGACTTGACTTTCTGAAGTCAGGAGATTGACTGACTACTGGGATAAAATAAAGTTTGCAAGCTATTTAAGTAACTAAGATGTTTAGCACTCCGAGGAAAGTTGCTTTTATAATGTTCACATTCCATCAGAGCTGACACTGAGGTCAGTGTCCTGGATTCTtgagagctcagctctgaaCAGTTGTAGGGCTGAGTTTTACTGCCTCTCTTCCTGGAGCCTGGCTGCTCACAAAGGCTAAAGATTTACCCCATTTTGATAGGAAGAAGCCTTATCAACAAAAGGACATTATAAATACTAACacctgcttttttttgctttattagTACTTAACAATgctttttagattttatttaattttgtgcaGTTAGTAGTAGCTAGTTCTACTTAGTGTAAAGACCACTGGAGTGCAGAGGGGCTCTGTTCTGTCACCCAGTCACAGACAGTGCTCACTGCAGTGGTCAGAGAAACACTTCAGGTTTTCAGAGAGTAGAGGAAGACAGAGCCAGACTCtagcagtgacaggacaaggggcaacaGGACAACTTGACCTATAAGACAGTCCTCAAACATAAAATCACTTTTACCATGAGGGGGTTAAAGACTGGAGCATGTTGCCTGGAGTGGCTGAGGAGTCTCCATCCATAGTCAAAGTCAATGGGACAAGGGCTGAGCAACCTGCTTCagtcagccctgctctgagcacgGGGTTGGACCAGAACATCTCcagagccccttccaacctcaacctTCTGGGACCTGAAAGTGCCCCTAAAATGCACTGTTTATTTAAAACAGGCAGTCCCATGGCTCAGATCATTATCTCTTGCAATTAGCACCACAGTATCCTGTGGAGTTTCAGGGCCACAGGAACACAGGGCTGATCTATGTACCTAAAAACCTCATTCACCAGCTAAAAATGGAAGTGCCCATCCAGTAAAACAGAAGGGCCCACCTGACTGAATAAAAGCCTCAGTACGTTTCATGCCAGTAGATGGTCTGAGGCTCCTCACACTCATTACTCATCTCCAAGGTGCAGAGCTCTCTGCCCATAGCTTGTTCCACAGGATTTTACAGACATTCCAGCTTACCTGGCCTGTTGCATGCCAGTGATGGtgactttattttccttttaagtctCTCCAAATACAACACAACGTGGCCTTGTGTTCACAGTGAAGGACAGGCATTGCAGAACAGGTACTCTTTAACCACTGCTGCCTAATAACAGACTCCTTGAACACGACTGCTCTCCAGTATTTCTGCTGTCATGTTAAAATCCAGTTCCTTCTGGTCTTTTTTCCACAAGTGAAAatcttttccatggaaaattcATGCTCCTTTGGCAAGAGTTTTGAAAAATTCACTGTCCTCCTTTCACAAAGGGATGGTCCAGCAACTGCAGAGCAGAAGGCCGCTCATGTTGATCTCTGCATTGAAGGTTTCACAAATCAGTATATAAAATGAATATCTATGCCTGTGATGTAAAATCTAATTCAAAAACCTGTAAAAACCTAATTGCAAAATTagtcattattattattattatttatccATTCATGACTaatttttaggggtttttagGGAAAGTTGATAGAAAGGAAGGGAGGCTTGAAGGGAAAAGACTGTTGGAATTTATgaattaaaaaactaaaatattttattattaatgaaaTCATTCCTTATTCCCCTAAAATCCTTTCAAATCTTTGAATAATTCTGCTGATTTGGCTATTTCAGGTGCATGAACAATGTATTTAAGAAAGGTGATAATTATCTGTTTGAGCCTCTGTCAGTCAGGTTGTTCTGTCATCTCCAATCAATGTCATACATTTTAAGAAGCCCATGgctttgtttaaaacaaaacaaacaccacaaaaataattcttataaTGTGTGAATGCtaatggtttggggttttacAGAGAGAACTTTGTGTTTCTAATAAGTATTATGTTTGAAATAAGTATGTGTTTCCTGGACTGGCAGTGATAATAGATTTTTCCACTGCAGAAGACAAGAATTAAGTCCATTTAGACTTAATTTAGACTTAGACTTCAAGCCAAAAGGGCTTGAATACTTTTTGATGCAGAAGACATCTGGGTTGATTGTCAATCACTCCATCCAAGTAGAGCTAGAGCTTGGCCAGAACCCGAACTCTAATTGCTGGGTATCActtaacatattttaaaacaagactCTTAAAAATTCTCTCTTAATTCCATTCCACTTCCATTTAGAATACTGTCCTTAAAACAACTTGTCTGACATAGACCAAACTCAAACAATACTGgaacagcaaagcacagcaaagaAATTTATCAAACATTTTGTCCAAAACTCAACAGTGCCATGTTTATTCATGAAAATTACAGGGAAAGTAAATTATAAGACCTGCAAAAAGAGAATCTGTGAAGGCTTTTTTATACCAGTATAAAGAGTAAAGCTCTTTTATATAAGTATTAGATATAGATACGGATATAGATATGGATAAAAGGCTttcctgaaatgctgaaaagcCTATGCATTTACAATAAAGTCTTATGTACCACAACCTGAGCTCCCATGAGCCATCTCCAGAACACAAACTCCCCGTGTTTTCCCTTCCATTCTCCAGTTCAGAGGTTCCCTACCTGGTCAAGCAGGCGTGCACAAACTCCACGGCAGCGCTGGAGAAGCGATCGGGCAGGGCCGGCATCAGCCCCCGGTGGGCCCCGATGTAGAACATGGCTGCCACCCTGTCCATGGAAGCCAGAGGGGGTTTGCCTGTTGCCATCTCGAACACTGTGCAGCCCACGCTCCAGATGTCAGACTTCCTGCCGTAGCCAGAGTCACTGATGACCTCTGGAGCCATCCAGTAGGGAGTGCCGTGCACAGAGCGCAGCAGCTCGCCCCGGGTGCCGCTCAGGCTGGCCCAGGCCAGGCGCCTGGCACAGCCAAAGTCAATCAGCTTGATCACCCCGGTGGGCATGAGCATCACGTTGTTGCCTTTGATGTCTCTGTGCACCACACAGTTGTCGTGCAAATATGCAACCCCTTGTAGAATTTGCTTGGTGTATTTACACAGGACAACTTCTGGCAAGGGGCCGAAGCGATTCAGAATACTGGAGATGGAGCCACCGGGAACAAACTCCATGAATATGCTTAAAATGTTGTCTTCCAGGCAAGTTCCTAAATAAGTTACAATATTTACATGCTTCAATGTCTTCAAAAGATCAACTTCCTCATGGAACTTCTGATACTCCTTTTCTGTAGTGAGTTGATCTGATGTATCCAAAACCACCTGTTTTACAGCTATCAACTGTCCCTGGCTTGTCAGACCACAGTACACCTACAGTGAAACCAGCACTTATCAAAACAAGACACGAGACAAAACTTGTGCATTTACTTACTTTACATAAAAGCTTTGTGCTTGTCATGTTTCATATCTCACTGTATAATCCAAAACATTTAACCCATTTGTTGAACAGCTATTTTTAAGACAAGGTGTAGCTCAACGATGACCAACACATCTCAGCATATTCAGACATTAACTTACCGTGCCATAGGCTCCCTTTCCAAGGACTTCTCCTCTTGTCCATGTGATAGGATCTTTGGCAGCTAAACTGCTTCTTGGTAATTTAGGAGATTCATCAAAGTTTAGAAGGcccttttcttcatttgaaGCCAAAAAGGCTTTACTGTAACTCTGCTTGAAAGATGATGGTCAGTGTGgggagaaagcagagaggaaaagacagGCTTCATTTGGCCCCCCCTTTTTTCACAAGGAGTAATTCTTCCTGGCATGACTATGCTTTCtagatttttatatatatataaattgcCCAGGTCATTGATAGAATTGCTACACTAGGTAAAGCTGTATAAATATTTCAAGTCTAAATCACAACAGCGCATGACCAGAAGGTTACAGCATGACATCTTCCATTGACACCAAGACAGAAGAGCACTTAAAAGAGCAGGATACACTCTCTTTTTTGGTCTCACAGTTTGCTAAGCTGAAGGGTGAATATGGCTATCATCATGCTCTAAATAACACACACAACACAAGTCTGATGAAAATAACAGGCCATGAATTCCCAGGAAGAAGAGACTGCTTCAGAAAGATGGCAATAATTATCCCCTCTAGCTATGGGTCTCCCTGGGAGAAGTGAGAACAGAGCTATAATTGGCACCTGTGTCTGCAGAAGCCCAGGGGAGGGTATCAATATGCAGTAAAAGACATTTCCTTATAAATTTGTAATTTATATGGACAAAGAGCTTACAGGACCAAGGAGAAGCAGTACTGGTAGAGAAACACCTTAGTAGGTGAAGGCATGCAGCTGACTTGGGGGCCAAAATCTGAGCCTTCTGAGCTTGAAGTTTTGATTAAGCATTAATTAAACTGGATAAGTCTGTCTGATAAACCAATACCTATGGTTCATATCTATAGAAGTATCTGGTTGCACTCAGAGACTCAAGGTAATTGCCCTTCTGGATATGCAAGACTATTTGTAGTGTCTTTTCATATTCCTGTCCAGATCTCTAGCTCTTGCCTTGCCCAAAACCTTTTTATACAAGGTCTTCAAACAGCCTATTCTCTTTATTCACTGTAATTTGTCAATTTATATAAGCTTTGGCAGCTATTCCTGTCATGCTTTAGTACCTTCTGGCTTGTGTCCTGACATGGAGCCTCTAACACAGATATATTCaacagagcactggaacaatCAGTGGGCAGCTGGCCCAAGGAAAAAAGACTTGATAAATCTCTTTAATAAGCAcatatttcccatttttcatcCAAACTGTGAAGCATCACTCAAATTATTTAGCAAGTTACaagaagaaattacttttacCTTCTCTAGAGCACTTTTTATTAATGCTTCATCTCCATTCATCATATTCTCCTCTTCTTCACTCCgtgtgttttgtgttttagaatatgtattttttgttCTTGAAGAGTTGGTGTCTTTTTCTTCAAGCATTAGCAATTCTTTGGCCAGACAACAAAGCAACTCATCAGTCACATCCTCAGCATCTGACCAGGAAGAAATGTTTTGACTTGTCTGGGAACTGAGGCTTTTGGCATTTTTTGTCCAAATCACTGAAGGCTGAGTCAATTCATTTGCCAAACCACTGTTTTGAGGTGTGTTTGCACAACTGTGATCTAATATTTTTGTAGGGGACTGACATTCCAGTCTATCTGAAAAGGGCAACTCACTTTTACTGACAGACTTGGAGTCCTGGTGTGATTCCCAGCCTTTGCCACCATCCATACCCCCCCTGCACTGGGGCACACAgatgtcctgctctgctgttaCCAGACTGCCACTTGGAGCAACACATTCTCTGCAGCCTTGATCACTGAGCTGAAGGAAATcctggctggaggcagcagctctttgatGGCTGGATTTATCCTGGCTGTCTAACAACAACTGCTCCAAAGAAACTTCTTTAATAGTTGAGAGGCTTGAATTTGCAAACAATTCATTTTGCTTAGTTGACTGTGAAAGCTCTTCTAAAAATGTGAGCTGATGATCCATGTCTCCATGGAACAATGTTGTGCTACTCAAGGTGTGTGTTTGAAAATCTAAGTCAATTGTTGCCTTATCTTGCTCTGTGTTGCTCTCACTCAGCTTGGTCCTTCTGTCCTTCGTGAtcaaacatttctgcttttgtttagCACCAGGTGTGATCTTCTTTGGCTTggaatgtattttcttttgagtGTTTCTGACTCTGCTTTCTCCCCCTGATCTGCAGGTAGATCTGCAGGTGCATCTTCCTGGTGGAACAGAATAAACACCTCTATAAAACCTGCCCTCGTGCTGATCGAGGTCTCTCATGCGGGAATAAACAGGAGTTCCAAACATTTCATAAATACCTGGGCCTTGGTCatctgaatttattattttgaacATGTCAGTGTATTTCAGATCTACAAAATCTGAAGCAGAGGGTACACGTGGCAGACAAAGGGGAGTAACATGTTTCTTTAAGACAGCTGAAtttttgcagctgcaggaactttgctttttaattttctgagcACTCTGAGCAACATGGCCTTTGTGTCCttgagtggtttttttctgacactTCATGGAAGTCTCAGATTTCACTTTTGTCAGTTCCAAAGATGGAAAAATCTGACTCTTGGCATCTGATTTTGTGGTAACCTCTTCAGAAGCAATTAAGTCTTCAGATACTTTtatcttattatttattttagatttcaatgaatatttatttctattcatCTTTAGTTTATTGTTGTCATTTTCTTTGTGAGCAAGAACATTGGGGCTCTGAGGAACATGAGGAGGCAGGGTACAGACACCACTCTTTTTTGTGGCAGGTTGTTCAGCAGTGTGTGCTTCCCTGGCTTGCTCTTGTTCAGAGAGCATAACATCAGCAACAGCTACAAGCTCACTTTGGTCCTCTGAAGTTGCTTCTGATGTGGCTTCTTTTTCTATCTCAGATTCAGAGAGACAGACTTGATTTTCTGATTGTTTTCCAGAGGGATCTTGAGCTTCTACTCTCAAGGGAATTACTGCAACTACAGAATTATCTTCCAAGGCTTGGTAGGCCTCTATCACTTCACGTTTACAGGAAGAATCTAAATCCTGATTGTAAAGCACAAGGTTGGCACTCTCAGCATCTTCCTGTGCTTTATAATCCAGCATCatctctgcagcatttccttcttccagaCCAGTGCTAcagcagttctctgctctgttttgcCTCTTGCCAGCTCTGGAGGCGTTGCTGTTGCTGGACACTGGAAATGCTGCCTGGGCTGTAAACATGCCACAGTTCACCAGAGCACGACTTGAGCTCAGCTGGGGATGACTCTGATCCCAGATCCTGGCTTGGATGTTCTCACAAACCACTGAACACTGGAATTTCACCTggttctttttctctgtgtaaatTGCTACATCAGCTTCCCTCCACTTTAAATGGCTTTGGATTTCTTCCTTCATGTTGTTGAGGTACTTATCACAGTTATTAATGCTGAAGTAGTACAGGTCCTTCACTGGAGTGAGCTTATCAGAAATTGTAGCCATGATCAATTCTGATGACTTTTCACTGTAACTGTTTAGTATGTTGTCTAACTGGTACTGATAAAATTTAGTAACTGGTTTTATAGGCTGAGGAATAGAGttcataatatttaaaatatttttgatgtttCTGCTTTCATTGACAATATCATCCTTTAGAGGAGCAAGATGAATTGTTCTTACAGACTGACATGTCACTGGTGGCAAATGAAACTGTAATTTCCATAAAGAAACATTAATAGTGTGCTACACCACAGATACAGGTAAAAACTAATCTCTAAGAGCCAAGtagaattaggaaaaaaattagaaaattattattattttatatatttctatattaaaCCTATTATGAAGTATAATATCAGACTCCTGAGataatgcattatttttcaCACATTACTTGCATTATTTTTCTCAGATCCAGAACTACTTCTAAGAATTTCTTAGTTCAGAAAGTGGGATCTTTTGCTTTAAGGCACAAGTCATTGTCCATGATTTAGAACCAGTAAGTTTTGTCCACATGTACAAATCCTCTTGTCAGTTATTAACTCTGTCTTGTGGCACTTCATGTTTGCTACAGGAATTCAAagcctggcagcagtggctTCATGTGCCAGAGCTCCTCTCTCACTGTGCACTCTCCCTGAATGAGAGCACCACTCTAATGCTGAgatttaaaatctgtttatgTAACCCTCCAACATGTGCTGACACCATTAATTATGTTCTCAATGGAACCAGAGCTCATGTCAGcaatttttcaaaaggaaaactaGACCATTGTGACAGAATGCTATTGCATCTCTGGAGAAAACAATTCTAACAAATTACTCATAGACTTTAAGGTACATTATATTAAATCTAAACATGTAGATCCATGTTAAATGGCCACAGATGTAGCTCACAGTTTTAGGTACACTGGAAGACAGCACAGTCTGCACTGGATTTGCAGTGAAGTGAAATGGATAAAACCAAAGGCAGCTGACACAGAAGTCTCTTGGGTCAGGGATGTGTTTTActgttcctctctgctccccaccaCATTTGTTGAAAGGTACCATGTACATTTGAAGGAGTAGAGAAACTGTTCAAAGAAACTGAGTACTTTGTTTGGACTATTCAGATGAACAGGGAAAATGATTTTCTGAAAATAGTATTTCTGTTCTTTACTTTATaggaaatgaatatttttatgcaaatgaACGCACTAGAAATAATCACACAGTCATCCGCTCTGAGTGCTCATTTGCATGTCTATATTCAACATCAGTTTGCAATCTGCAGGAAATTTTTGGTTTGCATTCCAAGGGCAAACTGAGGTTTGAACATTCCAGGGAAAGCAATGTGTTGGTTTGCAGCTGACAGTTCTGAAGGCTTTGTCCAGCATGCATGGCATTAATATGAATGCTCAGTTTATCCCAAAGGATACACCTCTAGAAAGCCCAAGACATGAAATAAAGCTGCATTAAATCACACCAATGCcagctaaattatttttcttaaatatttctctccacttcaaatgtttgggttttttttttttcccataaccCTTTTTATAATCCTGGGTCAGAATCTTGCTCCAACTTCATACTtctcttcacttttttcctgtGATCAGTTGTATTCTGTGATGGTTTCACTGAAGTTTACATCTGATTCAATGAGTTGAGTCTTTCTACAAAAGGCTATTAATTAATATACATGAAGgccaaattctctttttttctaaatacagTATATTTAAAGTGGTGTGAAGTACTGAGATGTAAAATTGTGAGCCTATTTCTAGGTACAAAAATTTTGTGTAATcctatttacatttttcacaaaatctTATGTAAAGTATGTTTAATTCTAAAAgactattttttatttgctaacTCAGTAAATTTCATCAATCATCTAATATCAAGGCTATTTTAGAATTCAACTTCAATTTTAAATTACCATTTCAAAGAAGTGTTGGGGGCTTTGGCAAAACTAGACATCTAATTTAACAATTAAGATGCACATTGTAATTAATATACATATTTCTAAAGGTTTTATATCTTTTTGAACTTTCAACCTTTTATCTCCAGAAGTCCCTGATGTAACATCTTACTAATAATTTGTTGATATACACCTCAAGATTTGCTgacacacatatataaaacaaattttaaaatattttgcattcttaaaaaaaaaaaaacacaacaccCTAAGACTAAGAAAACTACCTACACTACTtcagtatttgtatttttaagattttgaaAGGATATAATATTTTTGCCAGTGATCATTTTATACATAACGTTCTCTTACCTCAGATTTCTTGTTCCTGGTTTTTAGCATTGTTACAGTTAAcccttaaaaatcaaaacaaatgaaaacttAATTTGATGTTCTTAAACAGACTACAATTcacatttataaattaatttcaaattgtAGTGTTCAAAGATCTGTCTCTAGTTGAAGGACTGTGCTATAAATCTGCAGTGCAGTTGTAGGTTTAAATTTAATTGTGATACTGAACTTCACAATTCCATTTTCCatagaaaacaataaaatactataatgttaaaatattttgacactaataatttaaagaaatgcttctCAATTGTAGATGTTTGCTAACCACAGTATGTAGCTAATTAATATTGCCAGTATGAGGGAGAAAGATGCCATCACTCCAGGCACAGAGAATTACACTCCACATTTGTGGCTCAGTGTCACAACACAGAGTAGCAGGAATGGTGAAATTTGTCATTGCTTCTCTTTATCTCCTTCATTCTGCAAGCACACACAAACTTAGAATTAAAGAAGAGGGTTGGCACAGCTGAAGTCTCCCTGAAGACAGCAAAAGACATAAAGGCAATATGATAACCAATATACAACTCTATATAAAATTTGTCACTTTTAAAATTGAACTTACTTGGTTGCATTTGTGCTTTTATTATCTGGAAAGTATCTAAATCCATAGATACTGTTGAAATGTTAGATTCTGGGCATGAGGTCTGCAGCAGAAAGCTGAAGTCAAAGCCACATCCCACGTCCTCTTTCTTTGAGGACAAAGGTAAAGAAGTGTGTTGTCTCCTGGGTAATGCTGTCTGATTTTTACTTGGAAAACATTCCACTTGTTGGTCTGGCCATGCTCGGGATGTTGGTGCAATTTGGctaaaaggcaaaacaaaaataaccaaaacacagagcaaaaataaGTGGAAGGAG
Coding sequences:
- the MAP3K19 gene encoding mitogen-activated protein kinase kinase kinase 19 isoform X1; protein product: MEHLVYMNWKSINSFLFRFLGSNTFKDSMSDNKQNKRRSKKGCGSVVTFQNADNIKEEIYQSDKALGKTSQIAPTSRAWPDQQVECFPSKNQTALPRRQHTSLPLSSKKEDVGCGFDFSFLLQTSCPESNISTVSMDLDTFQIIKAQMQPRLTVTMLKTRNKKSEFHLPPVTCQSVRTIHLAPLKDDIVNESRNIKNILNIMNSIPQPIKPVTKFYQYQLDNILNSYSEKSSELIMATISDKLTPVKDLYYFSINNCDKYLNNMKEEIQSHLKWREADVAIYTEKKNQVKFQCSVVCENIQARIWDQSHPQLSSSRALVNCGMFTAQAAFPVSSNSNASRAGKRQNRAENCCSTGLEEGNAAEMMLDYKAQEDAESANLVLYNQDLDSSCKREVIEAYQALEDNSVVAVIPLRVEAQDPSGKQSENQVCLSESEIEKEATSEATSEDQSELVAVADVMLSEQEQAREAHTAEQPATKKSGVCTLPPHVPQSPNVLAHKENDNNKLKMNRNKYSLKSKINNKIKVSEDLIASEEVTTKSDAKSQIFPSLELTKVKSETSMKCQKKTTQGHKGHVAQSAQKIKKQSSCSCKNSAVLKKHVTPLCLPRVPSASDFVDLKYTDMFKIINSDDQGPGIYEMFGTPVYSRMRDLDQHEGRFYRGVYSVPPGRCTCRSTCRSGGESRVRNTQKKIHSKPKKITPGAKQKQKCLITKDRRTKLSESNTEQDKATIDLDFQTHTLSSTTLFHGDMDHQLTFLEELSQSTKQNELFANSSLSTIKEVSLEQLLLDSQDKSSHQRAAASSQDFLQLSDQGCRECVAPSGSLVTAEQDICVPQCRGGMDGGKGWESHQDSKSVSKSELPFSDRLECQSPTKILDHSCANTPQNSGLANELTQPSVIWTKNAKSLSSQTSQNISSWSDAEDVTDELLCCLAKELLMLEEKDTNSSRTKNTYSKTQNTRSEEEENMMNGDEALIKSALEKQSYSKAFLASNEEKGLLNFDESPKLPRSSLAAKDPITWTRGEVLGKGAYGTVYCGLTSQGQLIAVKQVVLDTSDQLTTEKEYQKFHEEVDLLKTLKHVNIVTYLGTCLEDNILSIFMEFVPGGSISSILNRFGPLPEVVLCKYTKQILQGVAYLHDNCVVHRDIKGNNVMLMPTGVIKLIDFGCARRLAWASLSGTRGELLRSVHGTPYWMAPEVISDSGYGRKSDIWSVGCTVFEMATGKPPLASMDRVAAMFYIGAHRGLMPALPDRFSSAAVEFVHACLTRDQHERPSALQLLDHPFVKGGQ
- the MAP3K19 gene encoding mitogen-activated protein kinase kinase kinase 19 isoform X2, coding for MEHLVYMNWKSINSFLFRFLGSNTFKDSMSDNKQNKRRSKKGCGSVVTFQNADNIKEEIYQSDKALGKTSQIAPTSRAWPDQQVECFPSKNQTALPRRQHTSLPLSSKKEDVGCGFDFSFLLQTSCPESNISTVSMDLDTFQIIKAQMQPRLTVTMLKTRNKKSEFHLPPVTCQSVRTIHLAPLKDDIVNESRNIKNILNIMNSIPQPIKPVTKFYQYQLDNILNSYSEKSSELIMATISDKLTPVKDLYYFSINNCDKYLNNMKEEIQSHLKWREADVAIYTEKKNQVKFQCSVVCENIQARIWDQSHPQLSSSRALVNCGMFTAQAAFPVSSNSNASRAGKRQNRAENCCSTGLEEGNAAEMMLDYKAQEDAESANLVLYNQDLDSSCKREVIEAYQALEDNSVVAVIPLRVEAQDPSGKQSENQVCLSESEIEKEATSEATSEDQSELVAVADVMLSEQEQAREAHTAEQPATKKSGVCTLPPHVPQSPNVLAHKENDNNKLKMNRNKYSLKSKINNKIKVSEDLIASEEVTTKSDAKSQIFPSLELTKVKSETSMKCQKKTTQGHKGHVAQSAQKIKKQSSCSCKNSAVLKKHVTPLCLPRVPSASDFVDLKYTDMFKIINSDDQGPGIYEMFGTPVYSRMRDLDQHEGRFYRGVYSVPPGRCTCRSTCRSGGESRVRNTQKKIHSKPKKITPGAKQKQKCLITKDRRTKLSESNTEQDKATIDLDFQTHTLSSTTLFHGDMDHQLTFLEELSQSTKQNELFANSSLSTIKEVSLEQLLLDSQDKSSHQRAAASSQDFLQLSDQGCRECVAPSGSLVTAEQDICVPQCRGGMDGGKGWESHQDSKSVSKSELPFSDRLECQSPTKILDHSCANTPQNSGLANELTQPSVIWTKNAKSLSSQTSQNISSWSDAEDVTDELLCCLAKELLMLEEKDTNSSRTKNTYSKTQNTRSEEEENMMNGDEALIKSALEKSYSKAFLASNEEKGLLNFDESPKLPRSSLAAKDPITWTRGEVLGKGAYGTVYCGLTSQGQLIAVKQVVLDTSDQLTTEKEYQKFHEEVDLLKTLKHVNIVTYLGTCLEDNILSIFMEFVPGGSISSILNRFGPLPEVVLCKYTKQILQGVAYLHDNCVVHRDIKGNNVMLMPTGVIKLIDFGCARRLAWASLSGTRGELLRSVHGTPYWMAPEVISDSGYGRKSDIWSVGCTVFEMATGKPPLASMDRVAAMFYIGAHRGLMPALPDRFSSAAVEFVHACLTRDQHERPSALQLLDHPFVKGGQ